In the genome of Campylobacter helveticus, the window AGATGTTTTAATCGCCATTTCGAATTCAGGCGAAACGGAAGAACTTTTAAAAATCATTCCAGCGGTTAAAAGAAGACAAATTCCCCTCATCGCGATGTGTGGTAATGCCAAATCCACCCTTGCCAAACAAGCTGAAATTTTTCTCAATATCGCAATCAAGAAAGAAGCTTGTCCTTTGCAACTTGCCCCTATGTCCTCAACTACCGCTACACTTGTGATGGGCGATGCCATCGCTGCTGCCTTGATGAAAGCTAAAAATTTTCGACCAGATGATTTTGCACTTTTTCATCCGGGTGGTAGCTTAGGGCGTAAGCTTTTAACCAAAGTCAAAGATTTAATGGTCAGCAAAAAACTGCCTATCGTGGAACCAGAAACCGAATTTAACGAACTTGTCGATGTGATGACAAGCGGCAAGCTTGGGCTTTGTATTGTTTTAGAAAAAGATGAGCTTGTTGGCATTATCACAGATGGAGATTTACGCCGTGCGCTTAAGGCAAATGCCAAACCAAGGTTTGACTTTAAGGCAAAAGAAATTATGAGTCATAATCCCAAAATCATCGACCAAGAAGCTATGGCGACAGAAGCCGAACAGCTAATGTTAAAACACAAAATTAAAGAAATCGTTGTGGGTAAAGATGGGAAAGTCGTTGGCGTTATCCAACTTTATGCGATAGGAAATGTTTAGTGGCGCGCTCTAGAGGATTCGAACCTCTGACCTTTTGAACCGCAATCAAATGCTCTATCCAGCTGAGCTAAGAGCGCAAGAGATGAAATTATACAAAAATTTACTTAAATTTAGCTTCTTTTTGCGTAGAATTCTTTCTTAAATTCGCTAAATTTGTTTTGCATTATCGCCCCCCTCATCTCTTTTACTAAAGTTAGATAATAATGCAAATTGTGCAAACTCGCAAGCCTAAAAAATGTCAATTCCTTCGCTTTAAAAAGATGATTTAAATATGCTCTTGAGTAAGTTTTGCAAGTATAGCAAGAACAAGTCTTATCAATGCTTTCATTGTCATTAATAAATTCAGCTCTTTTGATATTAAATTTCCCAAAGCTTGTAAAAAATGTGCCGTTTCTCGCATTTCTCGTTGGCATCACACAATCAAACATATCCACACCGCGTTCAACATTTTCCACTAAATCCTCAGGCGTCCCAACGCCCATTAAATATCTTGGACGCCCCTCGTCCATAAAAGGCGTTAAATTCTCAACAACCTCATACATTAGAGCATTTTCCTCACCCACGCTTAAACCACCTATGGCAAGTCCATCAAAGTCCATCTCACAAAGCTCTAACGCACACTTTTTTCTTAAGTCAAATTCCGTCCCCCCCTGAATAATACCAAAAACATTTTGACTTAAAGCCTCACCTTGTTGTTGCTTAAATTTATGATGCGTTATAGCCTCTTTTGCCCACTTTATCGTTCTTTCAACGGAAAGTTCAACCCTCTTTCGACTCGCAGGTAAAGCCACTAAATCATCAAGAACCATACAAATATCACTATTAAAATCATACTGCGTTTCAAGCACACTTTTGGGGGTAAAAAGGTGCAAACTCCCATCAATATGACTTTTAAATTTAATCCCCTCTTCGAAATGTTTTGTATTTTGACTCAAAGAAAAAGCTTGAAAGCCACCACTATCCGTTAAAAAACTATGAGAAAATCGCGTAAAATTATGCAAACCACCCAAATTTCTTATAATTTTTGAGCCGGGTCGCAAATAAAGATGATAGGTATTTGCTAAAATAATTTTCGCTTTTAAAATTTCACTCATATCATAAGCGTCAAGACTCTTAACCGCAGCAGCTGTGCCAACAGGCATAAAAATGGGCGTTAAAAAAGAACTATGTGCCGTTTTTATCTCGCAAACCCTTGCGTGATTATCCTTGTGCTTTAGTTTAAATTCCATTTGCTATAATTCCCTTTTTGGAGTGTATTATGAATCATATTTTAATTATCATTGATGGCATTTTAGCAAAGCATTTCTTAGAAAGGCTTTGTTTTCAAAAAAGCTTGAGTTATTTTTTTACTATCGTCTATCAAAAAAGTGAAAGCGTGAATTTAAGCGAAAAAAATGAATACCTAGAATTCCACCAGTTTGACCCCACAAGTAGTGCAAGACTTGAGTGCATTATGAAACCCTACAAACAAGCTTTCATCTATATGCAAGATGAATTTGAGACAAAGAAAACTTACGAAGCTTTGAGGGGACTTGACTTAAATCTTGAAATTAACATTATGGATTTTTGGGGGCTGGGCATTAATGATAAGCTTTGTCATTTAATTGACGCAAGAATGAATTTAAGCAAAAGACTGACAGACTTTTTACCAGATGTCGCTCTTACAGCTCAATATATAGGACTTGGGGTGGGGGAGATAATGGAGATTAAAATCCCCGCTGGTTCAATCTTTGCTTATAGGCACATAGGCTCTATTCAGCAAAAAAGGTGGCGTATCGTTCTAGTCTATCGCAATGAAAAAATTCATTTCATCAAACCTTCTTTAATCCTCCAGCCAGGAGATAGTATTTTAATCGTAGGAGACCCTGTCATCCTACAAAGTGTTTTTCATAATGTAAAAGCTAGCACGGGACAATTTCCCGTGCCTTTTGGAACTAATGTTTTCACTCTCATCGATATGAAAAAGATGAATGAAAAAACCCAAGAACTTCTCATCAATACCACTCTAAGCCTTGTGAAAAAAACAAATGCTAGAAAATTTTTCATAAGAATTATTAATGCGACACTAGGCAAAACCTATCAAAAGCTCAAAGCC includes:
- a CDS encoding KpsF/GutQ family sugar-phosphate isomerase codes for the protein MKEAIKVAREVFEIEAEAIRNLSENLDDNFAKAIKLILNIKGRCIISGMGKSGHIGAKIAATLASTGTPSFFMHPGEALHGDLGMITNEDVLIAISNSGETEELLKIIPAVKRRQIPLIAMCGNAKSTLAKQAEIFLNIAIKKEACPLQLAPMSSTTATLVMGDAIAAALMKAKNFRPDDFALFHPGGSLGRKLLTKVKDLMVSKKLPIVEPETEFNELVDVMTSGKLGLCIVLEKDELVGIITDGDLRRALKANAKPRFDFKAKEIMSHNPKIIDQEAMATEAEQLMLKHKIKEIVVGKDGKVVGVIQLYAIGNV
- the tgt gene encoding tRNA guanosine(34) transglycosylase Tgt, yielding MEFKLKHKDNHARVCEIKTAHSSFLTPIFMPVGTAAAVKSLDAYDMSEILKAKIILANTYHLYLRPGSKIIRNLGGLHNFTRFSHSFLTDSGGFQAFSLSQNTKHFEEGIKFKSHIDGSLHLFTPKSVLETQYDFNSDICMVLDDLVALPASRKRVELSVERTIKWAKEAITHHKFKQQQGEALSQNVFGIIQGGTEFDLRKKCALELCEMDFDGLAIGGLSVGEENALMYEVVENLTPFMDEGRPRYLMGVGTPEDLVENVERGVDMFDCVMPTRNARNGTFFTSFGKFNIKRAEFINDNESIDKTCSCYTCKTYSRAYLNHLFKAKELTFFRLASLHNLHYYLTLVKEMRGAIMQNKFSEFKKEFYAKRS
- a CDS encoding COG3400 family protein, whose amino-acid sequence is MNHILIIIDGILAKHFLERLCFQKSLSYFFTIVYQKSESVNLSEKNEYLEFHQFDPTSSARLECIMKPYKQAFIYMQDEFETKKTYEALRGLDLNLEINIMDFWGLGINDKLCHLIDARMNLSKRLTDFLPDVALTAQYIGLGVGEIMEIKIPAGSIFAYRHIGSIQQKRWRIVLVYRNEKIHFIKPSLILQPGDSILIVGDPVILQSVFHNVKASTGQFPVPFGTNVFTLIDMKKMNEKTQELLINTTLSLVKKTNARKFFIRIINATLGKTYQKLKALSLEYENIFFDYTNTNFKNIRSFLEQNDVGVFITDNKHFEKEKRQLFELKIPILKVGTMDFDKLEKSVILSSDESEIENQANVIVDLSKQLKLEVSLYYYHPNRKHSSELKDYFNSLSKLYDKNIQIIQSNLQNPILSLEYKEDLLQFVSFTPELLDNDISKIWSMDLNRNYYKLSKNYQLFIPMS